The following nucleotide sequence is from uncultured Draconibacterium sp..
GGCAGAGGCCGTGAAAAAATACATTGAATTTAGTAAGACCATCGACGAAAACTGGGGCTGGGATCTGTATACCGTTTCTATGGGTTACGATTCGCCATGCTGGATCGTTATGGACCGGGCAGAGAACCCGCTGTCGATGCGCAAACTGGAATCAACACTTCAGGAAAATCATTCAGAGAAACTAAAAGAGTTATGGGGGAATATTCAACCACACCTCCGCAAAATGGAAGTGGTAACGGGTTGGTTTCAACCTGATTGGTCGTTGAATTTTGAGCAAGAATAAAAAAATAAATTAAAATAAAAAGCCGGGACTGTCTGCAATTTAGACAATCCTGGCTTTTATGTTCATATCGTACAATCTTCTATCGAATCCTCAGCTATTCATCATCATCAAACAGGTAAGAAGCTTGTTGAATGAAAGAAAAAGGGATTCTCTCCCACTAGCTTCCCGGAAATATTTCCTCAAAAGCCTTAGTCCTGTAATCGAAAATCTCCTCCAGCTTTTTGCGAATGACAAGTGTGTTTGCCAACTGCCCCAGTGGCCCCATTGGCGGACTGTAACTGATAATGTCTTTCATCAACACACCATCTTCCACAGCTTCAACATGGTGCTCGTGATGCCAAAGTTTATAGGGCCCAACACGCTGCTCATCAACAAAATACTTTTGCGGTACCACATGTGTTATTTCGGTTACCCAGGTGGTAGGAATTCCCAGCAATGGTCTCACCGTGTAAG
It contains:
- a CDS encoding SRPBCC family protein, translated to MAFYQFRREQHLKSSLNEVWDFISRPQNLKRITPPYMGFDIRTPDLPHSAYEGMIIAYTVRPLLGIPTTWVTEITHVVPQKYFVDEQRVGPYKLWHHEHHVEAVEDGVLMKDIISYSPPMGPLGQLANTLVIRKKLEEIFDYRTKAFEEIFPGS